One Nitrospina watsonii DNA segment encodes these proteins:
- the dut gene encoding dUTP diphosphatase, whose translation MTQPILTCHVQGGPVPAYAHPGDAGADLYAAEDALIPARGRTLVATGIRIALPAGHVGLIWPRSGMAVKQGIDCGAGVIDAQYRGEVRVLLFNHSDDDVTVKKGDRIAQLLVQQVARVEFFPVEDLDETARGANGFGSSG comes from the coding sequence ATGACCCAGCCCATTCTGACATGCCACGTCCAGGGGGGGCCGGTCCCCGCCTACGCGCACCCGGGAGACGCCGGAGCGGATTTGTATGCAGCGGAGGACGCCCTGATTCCGGCGCGTGGACGCACGCTGGTGGCCACCGGCATCCGCATCGCCCTGCCTGCGGGCCATGTCGGCCTCATCTGGCCGCGCAGCGGGATGGCGGTCAAACAGGGGATCGATTGCGGCGCCGGGGTCATCGACGCACAGTACCGGGGCGAGGTGCGGGTGCTGCTGTTCAACCACTCGGACGACGACGTGACCGTAAAAAAAGGCGACCGCATCGCTCAACTTCTGGTACAACAAGTGGCACGGGTGGAATTTTTCCCGGTTGAGGATTTGGATGAGACGGCCCGCGGGGCCAACGGATTCGGTTCCAGCGGCTAG
- a CDS encoding macro domain-containing protein has product MKLKIHQSEIELRKGDLTESDTDAIVNAANSNLVLGAGVAGAIRAKGGPLIHEECKIISHCPVGEAVITSGGNLKADYVIHAVGPRQGEGDENEKLKNATLSSLRLADDNLLASISFPAISTGVFGFPIEDCARIMLETVQAYLSGNTGLRLVRFVLFDAKSLEVFEKQLASMAET; this is encoded by the coding sequence ATGAAGCTGAAGATCCATCAGTCCGAGATTGAGTTGCGAAAAGGCGACCTCACCGAAAGCGACACGGACGCCATCGTCAACGCGGCCAATTCCAATCTGGTATTGGGAGCGGGCGTGGCCGGGGCCATTCGCGCCAAAGGCGGCCCCCTCATCCATGAGGAATGCAAGATCATCAGCCACTGCCCGGTGGGCGAGGCGGTCATCACCTCCGGCGGCAACCTGAAAGCGGATTACGTCATCCATGCCGTCGGTCCCCGCCAGGGCGAAGGCGATGAAAACGAGAAGTTGAAAAACGCCACCCTCAGCAGCCTGCGCCTGGCCGACGACAACCTGCTGGCCTCCATCTCGTTTCCCGCCATCAGCACCGGCGTGTTTGGCTTTCCCATCGAGGACTGCGCCCGCATCATGCTGGAAACCGTGCAGGCCTACCTGTCCGGGAACACCGGCTTGCGCCTTGTCCGGTTCGTGCTGTTCGACGCCAAAAGCCTGGAAGTATTTGAAAAACAACTTGCTTCCATGGCAGAGACCTGA
- a CDS encoding NifU family protein, with product MKSGFKVMTFHHTPNPEAAQFIMSGDVIVRGTRTFSSPETARGDSLAEALFNIYGVENVFIKENFVTITKSPVVGWTSIMEPVQNTLEQHMTFYESCDEDQTTESTTKNILEEVEVEDFPNLPNEKKMEVIDALLDHAIRPALANDGGGITLLNVKDKVVHVHYQGACGSCPSSTTGTLQYIETFLQNTLSQDLKVQADNASLV from the coding sequence ATGAAATCTGGTTTCAAGGTCATGACCTTTCACCACACACCGAATCCGGAAGCGGCGCAGTTCATCATGAGCGGCGACGTCATCGTACGCGGTACGCGCACCTTCAGTTCCCCCGAAACCGCCCGCGGCGACAGCCTCGCCGAAGCTCTGTTCAACATCTACGGCGTGGAGAACGTGTTCATCAAGGAGAATTTCGTCACCATCACCAAATCACCGGTGGTCGGGTGGACCAGCATCATGGAACCGGTGCAGAACACGCTGGAACAACACATGACGTTTTACGAATCCTGTGATGAGGATCAAACAACGGAATCCACCACCAAAAACATTCTGGAAGAAGTGGAAGTCGAGGATTTCCCGAATCTGCCCAACGAAAAGAAGATGGAAGTCATCGACGCCTTGCTCGACCATGCCATCCGTCCGGCGCTGGCCAATGACGGCGGCGGCATCACCCTGTTGAACGTCAAAGACAAGGTGGTGCATGTGCATTACCAGGGTGCCTGCGGCAGTTGTCCCAGTTCCACCACCGGCACCTTGCAGTACATCGAAACCTTCCTGCAGAACACGCTCAGCCAGGACCTCAAGGTTCAGGCGGACAACGCCTCCCTCGTTTAA